The Bradyrhizobium sp. CCGB01 genome segment AGCAGAGCCAGTCCGGCGAGAGCAACGAGCTTTTGGGAAAAGGAACGCGCAGGCAATGGACGCATCGGTCATTCCGGTTGGGGCCTTGACGGCCTCATCGTTAGCAGAAGCGCGCGCACCGGACCATGGGCCGGCCGGATGAGAATGAAGCAGCGCAGGCGGCGCGATGCCGCCTGTCGAATTAGTCTTCGCACAAGCAAATAGGTTCGCCGCCCTTACCCTCCCCTCCAGGGGAGGGTAAGTTCACGGCAGGTTCAAGAACTCCACCCAGTTCGGCTTCTTGCCGGTGGGATAGGATTTCAGTTTGGCCAATGCGCCGCTGCTCTGGTCGATCGCATAGACCGTCATGCTGTCGGAGAGCTCGCCGACCGCGGCGAGGTAGCGCCCTGCGGGATCGATGTGGAAGCCGCGCGGCTGCTTCTCAGTCGGCACGCTGCCGATCGCGGTCAGCTTGCCGCTTGTTGCGTCGACCTTGTAGCCGGCGAGCGTATTGGTGGTGCGCTCGGAGGCGTAGAGGAAACGGCCGTCCGGGGTGATGTGGATGTCGGCCGCCCAGGGTTTGCCGTTAAACCCTTCCGGCAGTGCGGTGGTGCGCTGGATCTCGGTCCAGGCGCCGCTCTTGGCCTCATAGGCGAACGCCGCGACATCGCCGTTCAGCTCGTGGACGAGATAGACGAACTTGCCGTTGGGATGAAACACGAAGTGCCGTGGCCCCGATTTCTCCGGCACCTTGATGACAGGCGGATCGCTCGGCGTCAGCGTGCCGGCCGTAGCGTCGAATGCGAAGCTCAGAACCTGATCGGAGCCGAGATTGGTCGCGAACACAAATCGGTTGTCGGGCGAGGGCAGGAAGGCGTGCGCGTTCAGCCCGGTCGGGATCACCTGCTTCGGCTCGCCGGCGACGCCGTTTGCGTTGAGCGGATTGAGCGCGACCTTGTTGCCGCCATAGGAGGCGCTGAACAGGAATTTGCCGCCGCGGTCGCTCGCGATGTTCGCCATGCTGTCGGCGAGCGGGCCGTTGCCGATATGGCTGAGCTGGCCCGTCTTGGGATCGACCGCGAAGCTCACCGCGAGGAAGGGCTGCGAGCGCACGCCGGCAATCAGGACGCGGTGGTCGGGCGTGATCGCCAGCGGCGTCGAGGAGCCGGGCTTGTCGACGCCGGTGAAGGCGGCGGTCTGCACCGGTGTCATCTCTCCGCTCGCGGCCATCTTGAACACGCTGATGTCGTTGCTGTCGGCGTTGCCGACATAGGCGAA includes the following:
- a CDS encoding beta-propeller fold lactonase family protein, with translation MLKPTRRSAPRVAVATTLAFLAFISGARPGMAETFAYVGNADSNDISVFKMAASGEMTPVQTAAFTGVDKPGSSTPLAITPDHRVLIAGVRSQPFLAVSFAVDPKTGQLSHIGNGPLADSMANIASDRGGKFLFSASYGGNKVALNPLNANGVAGEPKQVIPTGLNAHAFLPSPDNRFVFATNLGSDQVLSFAFDATAGTLTPSDPPVIKVPEKSGPRHFVFHPNGKFVYLVHELNGDVAAFAYEAKSGAWTEIQRTTALPEGFNGKPWAADIHITPDGRFLYASERTTNTLAGYKVDATSGKLTAIGSVPTEKQPRGFHIDPAGRYLAAVGELSDSMTVYAIDQSSGALAKLKSYPTGKKPNWVEFLNLP